A window from Halococcus salifodinae DSM 8989 encodes these proteins:
- a CDS encoding PstS family phosphate ABC transporter substrate-binding protein, with translation MGIGTGTAIGVAGCTGGSGNDGGGDNGSGGNGSGGGNESGGSGSTSGGQGISGGSAQQSSGALTADGSSTVYPITSDGSSVWNSNPPADDGEYWGSNDEGTAPGYEALGSPDMPMTEFFASIYGLDPYQVNVGLSHSGTGIEKLMNDQVDIGDSSAPVQDELPERESYDDFVDHVVGVDGQPVIVSQAIADAGVTKLTGEQLRGIYTGEITNWSEIDSYSGDDKEIQNICRAEGSGTDTAFRANFLGDPNAEIACSQRIGQNQQVRSTVLNADNAIAYIALAFTGNGAPAIALELDGTTYELGKNLGSKDYPLSRDLHCYTWKDTSPKESAFINMLLTEFGQQQFVAANDYFKLPPNRREEERSKLADPEKQIEYSGGNASSGNASSGNASS, from the coding sequence ATGGGGATCGGCACCGGAACCGCGATCGGGGTTGCTGGCTGTACCGGTGGTTCCGGCAACGACGGCGGTGGTGACAACGGCAGCGGTGGCAACGGTAGTGGCGGCGGCAACGAGAGCGGCGGGAGCGGTTCCACGAGCGGTGGCCAGGGGATCAGCGGGGGCAGCGCACAGCAGTCGAGCGGCGCGCTGACCGCCGACGGCTCCTCGACGGTCTATCCGATCACGAGCGACGGATCGTCGGTCTGGAACTCCAACCCGCCGGCCGATGACGGCGAGTACTGGGGATCGAACGACGAGGGGACCGCCCCCGGCTACGAGGCGCTCGGCAGCCCCGACATGCCGATGACCGAGTTCTTCGCGAGCATCTACGGGCTCGATCCCTACCAGGTCAACGTCGGTCTCAGCCACTCGGGGACGGGGATCGAGAAGCTGATGAACGACCAGGTCGACATCGGTGACTCCAGCGCGCCCGTCCAGGACGAACTCCCCGAGCGCGAGAGCTACGACGACTTCGTCGATCACGTCGTCGGCGTCGACGGCCAGCCGGTCATCGTCAGCCAGGCGATCGCGGATGCCGGCGTGACGAAACTCACCGGCGAGCAGCTCCGCGGCATCTACACGGGTGAGATCACCAACTGGTCCGAGATCGATTCGTACTCCGGCGACGACAAGGAGATCCAGAACATCTGTCGTGCGGAGGGGTCGGGCACCGATACCGCCTTTCGAGCGAACTTCCTCGGTGATCCGAACGCCGAGATCGCCTGCTCCCAACGGATCGGCCAGAACCAGCAGGTCCGCTCGACGGTGCTCAACGCCGACAACGCGATCGCGTACATCGCGCTGGCGTTCACCGGCAACGGCGCACCCGCGATCGCGCTCGAACTCGACGGGACCACCTACGAGCTCGGCAAGAACCTCGGCTCGAAGGACTACCCGCTCTCGCGCGACCTCCACTGCTACACGTGGAAGGACACCTCGCCGAAGGAGTCCGCGTTCATCAACATGCTGCTCACCGAGTTCGGCCAGCAGCAGTTCGTCGCGGCGAACGATTACTTCAAACTGCCACCCAACCGCCGCGAGGAGGAGCGCAGCAAACTCGCCGATCCCGAAAAGCAGATCGAGTACAGCGGCGGCAATGCGTCCTCCGGCAACGCGTCCTCGGGGAACGCGAGCAGCTGA
- the pstC gene encoding phosphate ABC transporter permease subunit PstC: MPTIPEQWLPGSLGDRTTDTDRSALVAGAIGALTLAGVAVGFLVQSSLTAVFLLGFLVVVGFGWYAHQAETAKALTFLATAFTVAVMGLIIVFLFREAWPVFELMGLDLITRINPGEAGLWDTASSVYSLTPMIWGTVVTTILAMAIAGPLGIASAVFLAEIAPGWLRDIVKPGVEILAGIPSIVYGWLGFIVINGYFSRSDTFDLASNGSLVVAGMVIGLMALPTVVSVAEDALTSIPESMKSGSLALGSTEWQTTMGITIPAAFSGVSAAVLLGVGRAVGETMAATVILANVTEFPGPLFDAFDNTITLTSVIANQYGVAQGLHLSALFGAGVVLFVTVLFLSIGSQLIEERMERNLGGNQ; this comes from the coding sequence ATGCCGACCATCCCTGAACAGTGGCTGCCGGGCAGCCTCGGCGACAGGACCACCGACACCGACCGGAGTGCCCTCGTTGCGGGTGCGATCGGCGCGCTCACCCTCGCGGGTGTCGCGGTCGGGTTTCTCGTCCAGTCGAGCTTGACGGCGGTGTTTTTGCTGGGGTTCCTCGTCGTGGTGGGCTTCGGCTGGTACGCCCACCAGGCCGAAACGGCGAAGGCGCTGACCTTCCTCGCGACGGCGTTCACCGTCGCCGTGATGGGGCTCATCATCGTCTTCCTCTTCCGGGAGGCGTGGCCGGTGTTCGAGCTGATGGGACTCGATCTCATCACACGAATCAATCCCGGCGAGGCTGGACTGTGGGACACCGCAAGCTCGGTGTACTCGCTCACCCCGATGATCTGGGGCACGGTCGTGACGACGATCCTCGCAATGGCTATCGCCGGTCCGCTCGGGATCGCGAGCGCCGTGTTCCTCGCGGAGATCGCGCCCGGGTGGCTTCGGGACATCGTGAAGCCGGGCGTCGAGATCCTCGCGGGGATCCCGTCGATCGTCTACGGCTGGCTCGGATTCATCGTCATCAACGGCTACTTCAGCCGGTCGGACACGTTCGATCTCGCCTCGAACGGGAGCCTCGTGGTCGCGGGGATGGTGATCGGGCTGATGGCGCTGCCCACCGTGGTCTCGGTCGCCGAGGACGCACTGACGTCCATTCCGGAGTCGATGAAGAGCGGTTCGCTCGCGCTCGGCTCGACCGAGTGGCAGACCACGATGGGGATCACGATCCCGGCGGCGTTCTCGGGCGTTTCGGCCGCCGTCCTGTTGGGCGTCGGTCGTGCAGTCGGCGAGACCATGGCCGCGACGGTGATCCTCGCCAACGTCACCGAGTTCCCTGGGCCGCTGTTCGACGCCTTCGACAACACCATCACGCTCACCAGCGTGATCGCCAACCAGTACGGCGTCGCCCAGGGACTCCACCTGAGCGCGCTGTTCGGCGCAGGCGTCGTGCTGTTCGTCACCGTGCTCTTCCTCTCGATCGGCTCCCAGCTGATCGAGGAGCGAATGGAACGCAACCTCGGTGGGAACCAATGA